In a genomic window of Flavobacterium lipolyticum:
- a CDS encoding GH92 family glycosyl hydrolase: MNRINCKNFVFGLSFLIFGYTANAQKKTIEKRDLIQYVDPMIGTAKMGHTYPGATVPFGSVQLSPETDTIAYSTNGKYNGEVYKYCAGYQYEDKTIVGFSHTHFSGTGHSDLGDFLIMPTTGKLQLNPGVASKPLSGYRSAFSHTTEKAEPAYYSVLLEDHKIKAELTATTRVGMHQYTFPKSEDAHIILDLTSGIYNYDKKNVWTFVRVENDTLITGYRQTNGWARTRTVYFAMSFSKPIKNYGQAPVEKSVYRGFWGRFDQTKNFPEMAGQNLKLFFDFDTEEGEKIKIKMALSPVSSAGAVENMKKEVPGWDFEKVKKQSQEVWNNELNKIQVETLQKEDLVNFYTAMYHAFLGPTEYIDLDGNYKGLDMNVHKAENFKNYTSYSLWDTYRALHPLFNIVQPSRNSDMISSMLAHSDQSVHKMLPIWSHYANENWCMIGYHSVSVIADAIVKGNINFDPEKALEACVKTAKVSYYDGLEYYMTKGYVPEDKNGASVSKTLEYAYDDWAIAQAAKKLGKTEIYNEFISRSKNYKNVYDAQTGFMRPKLNDGTFKKEFDPLDTHGQGFIEGNSWNYSLYVPQDPADMIQMMGGNEKFKVRLDSLFNMHLPDKYFENTEDITRDGIIGNYVHGNEPSHHVVYLYNWTNSPWKAQDKIRMILKKMYRNGADGLGGNDDFGQMSAWYIFSSLGFYPVAPGSDEYALGSPLVKKATFNLESGKKFEVETINQSDKNVFVSKVILNGKQLDKPFLKHADVVNGGKITFYMSAKPNKSY; encoded by the coding sequence ATGAATAGAATAAATTGTAAAAATTTTGTTTTTGGATTATCCTTTTTAATATTCGGTTATACCGCTAATGCTCAGAAAAAAACAATTGAGAAACGAGATTTGATTCAGTATGTTGATCCTATGATTGGTACCGCCAAAATGGGCCATACCTATCCGGGAGCAACAGTTCCGTTTGGAAGTGTACAGCTAAGTCCTGAAACCGATACAATTGCCTACAGTACAAATGGAAAATACAATGGAGAGGTTTACAAGTATTGTGCCGGATATCAATACGAAGATAAAACGATTGTAGGTTTTAGTCATACGCATTTTAGCGGAACTGGACATTCTGATTTGGGCGACTTTTTAATTATGCCTACAACCGGAAAGCTACAGCTAAATCCCGGTGTTGCTTCAAAACCATTGTCCGGTTATCGATCGGCATTTTCTCATACTACCGAAAAAGCAGAGCCCGCTTACTACAGTGTACTTTTGGAAGATCATAAGATCAAAGCCGAACTTACGGCGACAACCCGCGTAGGAATGCATCAATATACCTTTCCAAAATCCGAGGATGCACATATCATTTTAGATTTGACTTCGGGAATTTACAATTACGATAAAAAGAATGTATGGACTTTTGTTCGGGTAGAAAACGATACTTTGATTACCGGATATCGTCAGACCAACGGCTGGGCACGAACCAGAACCGTATATTTTGCGATGAGTTTTAGTAAACCTATTAAAAATTACGGACAGGCTCCAGTGGAGAAAAGTGTGTACAGAGGCTTTTGGGGAAGATTTGATCAAACCAAAAACTTTCCTGAAATGGCGGGTCAGAATTTAAAATTGTTCTTTGATTTTGACACGGAAGAAGGAGAGAAAATTAAAATCAAAATGGCTCTGTCTCCTGTGAGTTCTGCCGGGGCAGTTGAGAACATGAAAAAAGAAGTTCCGGGTTGGGATTTCGAAAAAGTAAAAAAACAAAGCCAGGAAGTCTGGAATAACGAGTTGAACAAAATTCAGGTAGAAACCCTTCAGAAAGAAGATTTAGTGAATTTTTATACTGCCATGTACCATGCCTTTTTAGGCCCTACAGAATACATCGATTTAGACGGGAACTACAAAGGTTTGGATATGAACGTACATAAAGCCGAAAACTTTAAAAATTATACCAGTTACTCCTTATGGGATACTTATCGCGCTTTGCATCCATTATTCAATATAGTACAGCCTTCCCGAAATTCGGATATGATCAGTTCTATGTTGGCGCACTCCGATCAGAGTGTGCACAAGATGCTGCCAATTTGGTCGCATTATGCCAATGAAAACTGGTGCATGATCGGGTATCATTCCGTTTCTGTAATTGCCGATGCCATTGTAAAAGGCAATATCAATTTCGATCCTGAAAAAGCACTTGAAGCTTGTGTGAAAACAGCAAAAGTGTCTTATTATGACGGATTGGAATATTATATGACAAAAGGTTATGTTCCGGAAGATAAAAATGGTGCTTCGGTTTCAAAAACACTCGAATATGCTTATGATGACTGGGCGATTGCACAGGCTGCAAAGAAATTAGGTAAAACGGAAATCTATAATGAATTTATCTCAAGATCTAAAAATTATAAAAACGTTTACGATGCGCAAACGGGGTTCATGCGTCCGAAGTTAAACGACGGAACTTTCAAGAAAGAATTTGATCCGTTAGATACACATGGTCAGGGGTTCATTGAAGGAAATTCTTGGAACTACAGTTTGTATGTTCCGCAGGATCCTGCTGATATGATTCAAATGATGGGAGGAAATGAAAAATTTAAAGTTCGATTGGATTCCTTATTCAACATGCATTTGCCGGATAAATATTTTGAAAACACGGAAGACATCACCAGAGATGGAATCATTGGGAATTATGTTCATGGAAACGAACCTTCACACCATGTCGTTTATTTATACAACTGGACCAATTCACCGTGGAAAGCTCAGGACAAAATTAGAATGATCCTGAAAAAAATGTACCGAAACGGAGCTGACGGTTTAGGAGGAAATGATGATTTTGGACAAATGAGTGCCTGGTATATTTTTAGCAGTTTAGGTTTTTACCCTGTAGCACCGGGTTCTGACGAATATGCATTAGGAAGCCCGTTAGTGAAAAAGGCTACTTTTAATTTGGAAAGCGGAAAGAAATTCGAAGTAGAAACCATCAATCAATCCGATAAAAATGTGTTTGTGAGCAAGGTAATTTTGAATGGAAAACAATTAGATAAGCCTTTTCTGAAACATGCTGATGTGGTAAACGGAGGCAAGATCACATTTTATATGAGCGCTAAACCGAATAAGAGTTATTAG
- a CDS encoding GNAT family N-acetyltransferase, translating to MTTSNFNFSDTIILEDDSVLLRPLQESDADNLLEISVNEPETWKYSLVGADGKENLINYIQLAVKGRENQKEFPFIVFDKKTQKYAGSTRFYDMNLEYKSLQLGYTWYGSAFRGTGLNKHCKFLLLQFAFETLGVERVEFRADNNNERSIAAMKSIGCKVEGVLRSHMPTANSDIRRDSIVLSILQNEWFDEVKENLKRKL from the coding sequence ATGACCACATCAAATTTTAATTTTTCCGATACTATAATTTTAGAAGACGATTCTGTTTTATTACGTCCTTTGCAAGAATCAGATGCCGATAATTTATTGGAAATCTCTGTTAACGAACCCGAAACCTGGAAATACTCCTTAGTAGGTGCAGACGGAAAAGAAAATCTGATCAACTATATCCAACTGGCGGTAAAAGGGCGAGAAAATCAAAAAGAATTTCCGTTTATAGTTTTCGATAAAAAAACACAAAAATATGCAGGTTCAACCCGTTTCTACGACATGAATCTGGAGTATAAATCACTGCAGCTGGGATATACCTGGTACGGATCGGCTTTTAGAGGAACCGGGCTTAACAAACATTGTAAATTCTTATTACTGCAATTTGCCTTTGAAACCCTTGGTGTGGAACGTGTAGAATTTCGTGCCGATAATAATAATGAACGCAGTATCGCCGCCATGAAAAGTATCGGATGTAAGGTTGAAGGTGTCTTACGCAGTCATATGCCTACTGCCAATAGTGATATACGTCGCGATTCTATTGTGTTGAGCATCCTGCAAAACGAATGGTTTGATGAGGTAAAGGAAAATCTAAAGCGTAAGCTTTAA
- a CDS encoding AIR synthase related protein encodes MSSDSSKRYAQRGVSASKEDVHNAIKNIDKGLFPQAFCKIVPDYLTQDQEHCLIMHADGAGTKSSLAYMYWKETGDISVWKGIAQDALIMNIDDLLCVGATDNILLSSTIGRNKNLIPAEVISAIINGTEELINELKSFGVTIHSTGGETADVGDVVRTIIVDSTVTARMKRSDVVDNANIKAGDVIVGLASFGQATYEKSYNGGMGSNGLTSARHDVFGKYLAAKYPESYDAAVPEELIYSGQVNLTDAVENSPINAGQLVLSPTRTYAPIIKKILDTYTPADIHGIVHCSGGAQTKILHFVQNLHIIKDNLFPVPPLFQLIQEQSKTDWKEMYQVFNCGHRMELYVPENIVQDIIAISKSFNVDAQIVGRVEAADTKKLTITSEYGTFEY; translated from the coding sequence ATGAGTTCAGATTCTAGCAAAAGGTACGCACAAAGAGGTGTTTCGGCATCAAAAGAAGACGTACACAACGCCATAAAAAATATTGATAAAGGTTTATTCCCGCAGGCATTTTGTAAAATTGTACCTGATTATTTAACGCAAGACCAGGAGCACTGTTTGATTATGCATGCCGACGGTGCCGGTACAAAATCATCATTAGCCTATATGTACTGGAAAGAAACCGGTGATATTTCGGTTTGGAAAGGAATTGCTCAGGATGCTTTAATCATGAATATCGATGACTTATTGTGTGTAGGAGCAACCGATAATATTTTGCTTTCTTCAACAATTGGAAGAAATAAAAACTTAATCCCTGCTGAGGTTATTTCAGCAATCATCAACGGTACAGAAGAATTAATCAACGAACTAAAATCGTTTGGAGTAACCATTCATTCAACAGGAGGAGAAACTGCCGATGTTGGTGATGTTGTCCGTACTATTATTGTAGATTCTACTGTAACAGCCCGTATGAAGCGCAGCGATGTGGTAGATAATGCCAACATAAAAGCAGGTGACGTAATTGTTGGTTTGGCTTCTTTTGGGCAGGCAACTTACGAGAAAAGCTATAACGGGGGAATGGGAAGTAACGGATTAACCTCTGCCCGTCACGATGTTTTTGGAAAATACCTGGCAGCAAAATACCCGGAGAGTTATGATGCAGCAGTGCCCGAAGAATTAATCTATTCAGGTCAGGTAAATTTAACCGATGCTGTCGAAAACAGTCCAATAAATGCAGGACAGCTGGTACTTTCGCCAACCAGAACGTATGCACCAATTATCAAGAAAATCTTAGATACCTATACACCAGCTGATATTCACGGAATTGTACATTGCAGTGGAGGAGCTCAGACAAAGATTTTACATTTCGTTCAGAACTTACACATTATAAAAGACAATTTATTTCCGGTTCCGCCATTGTTCCAATTAATTCAGGAGCAATCTAAAACCGATTGGAAAGAAATGTATCAGGTTTTCAATTGCGGTCACCGTATGGAGCTTTATGTTCCCGAAAATATTGTACAAGATATTATTGCAATTTCAAAATCATTCAATGTCGACGCACAAATCGTGGGTAGAGTAGAAGCAGCAGACACTAAAAAGCTTACCATTACCAGCGAGTACGGAACATTCGAATATTAA
- a CDS encoding M949_RS01915 family surface polysaccharide biosynthesis protein, producing the protein MKSSILFCIFFYTTFGFAQKTESHKLTQKEIAQRELDGVSEFPIYKAVECSDKSGVYELLLCENQKTISKKDTLNTKIQAIYTLNDHGGFLEKWRINDLLEDSDPKETTISFWTKYCSTTDLDGDGLIDPVIVYGTRTEYNEIRRVKIITIYQNKKYAIRAVECDLDYCRSFKKDSTWNLLPLKTKTYLNSLVERLRKEQNLLLKDG; encoded by the coding sequence ATGAAAAGCTCTATTTTATTCTGCATCTTTTTTTATACCACATTTGGTTTTGCACAAAAAACAGAAAGTCATAAACTCACCCAAAAAGAAATCGCTCAAAGAGAACTTGATGGTGTTTCGGAATTTCCAATCTACAAAGCAGTCGAGTGTTCTGATAAAAGCGGTGTGTATGAATTACTTCTCTGCGAAAATCAAAAAACGATTTCAAAAAAAGACACCTTAAACACGAAGATACAGGCCATTTATACGCTGAATGATCATGGCGGTTTTCTTGAAAAATGGAGGATTAATGATTTACTAGAAGACAGTGATCCTAAAGAAACTACTATCTCTTTTTGGACAAAATACTGCAGTACTACCGACCTTGATGGAGACGGGCTTATCGATCCGGTGATTGTTTACGGTACAAGAACGGAATACAACGAGATAAGGCGCGTTAAAATTATTACGATCTATCAAAACAAAAAATATGCAATTCGTGCCGTAGAATGCGATCTGGATTATTGCAGAAGTTTTAAAAAAGATTCAACCTGGAATTTACTTCCTCTAAAAACAAAAACCTATCTTAATTCATTAGTTGAAAGGTTAAGAAAGGAGCAGAATTTACTTTTGAAAGACGGATAA
- a CDS encoding carboxypeptidase regulatory-like domain-containing protein: MKIGLKILICFMLLVSCSEDQIDETGTGAVKGRVVDARTYEGIENARVSSSPTTSTVFTDKDGYFEINNITMGKYSFQAQKDGFTARFEPATVEKDITVQIIFELQVSTANNKPPDVPILTAPTDNATGQSLTLDLTWTAKDPESDPMTYTVTVKNGTTDETKTYANLKDTKLNISGLSFSTKYYWQVTADDGINKPVNSVTNSFTTLAFPNPRYLYVKKVKNNNVIYTADEAGNELQLSSAEVNSYRPRKNLSINRIAYISSDGSLNQIFTMNPDGTDVKKITNFIPIAGFNMEYVNYCWSTNGRQIIYPNFDRLYRIDSDGSGLIQLFKTPNGKFISECEWSQDGSQIVLKVNDMSGYNVEIYVINTAGDVLYQVLSGVTGGASGLSISVDNSKIAYTRDISGFENSTYRRLDSRIFIYTAADNTSTELASQKPNGFNDLDVKFSPNEAELIYVNTSNDGLSANTIQKVTISSSNSNGSRTTLFQNASMPDWR, translated from the coding sequence ATGAAAATAGGACTAAAAATATTGATATGCTTTATGCTTTTGGTTTCTTGTAGTGAAGATCAAATCGATGAAACAGGAACGGGAGCAGTAAAAGGAAGAGTAGTAGATGCCCGAACATATGAAGGAATAGAAAACGCACGTGTTTCTTCAAGCCCAACTACGAGTACCGTATTTACGGATAAAGACGGATATTTCGAGATAAATAATATAACAATGGGAAAATATTCTTTTCAGGCCCAAAAAGATGGCTTTACCGCCAGATTTGAACCTGCGACTGTTGAGAAAGACATAACAGTTCAGATTATTTTTGAGTTACAAGTGTCAACTGCCAACAATAAACCACCAGATGTTCCCATATTAACCGCACCTACAGACAATGCTACAGGGCAATCGCTAACACTAGATTTAACCTGGACAGCAAAAGATCCGGAATCAGATCCGATGACCTATACCGTTACGGTGAAAAACGGAACAACAGACGAAACGAAAACCTATGCCAATTTAAAAGACACAAAACTTAATATTTCAGGTTTAAGTTTTAGCACGAAATACTATTGGCAGGTAACAGCCGATGATGGAATTAATAAACCAGTAAATAGTGTCACAAACTCCTTTACGACTTTAGCATTTCCAAATCCGAGATATTTGTATGTTAAAAAAGTAAAAAATAACAATGTCATTTATACAGCCGATGAAGCCGGAAACGAACTTCAATTGTCATCTGCCGAAGTAAACAGCTACAGACCTAGAAAAAATTTAAGCATCAACAGAATTGCTTATATAAGTTCTGACGGATCATTAAATCAAATTTTTACAATGAATCCGGATGGTACTGATGTCAAAAAAATTACAAACTTTATACCTATTGCAGGATTTAATATGGAGTATGTTAATTATTGCTGGAGCACCAACGGAAGACAAATTATTTATCCAAATTTTGACAGATTGTATCGTATTGATTCTGACGGATCGGGATTGATTCAATTGTTTAAAACGCCAAACGGAAAATTCATTTCCGAATGTGAATGGAGTCAGGACGGGTCACAAATTGTACTTAAAGTAAATGATATGTCGGGATACAATGTTGAGATATATGTGATCAATACCGCCGGTGATGTATTGTATCAGGTACTTTCCGGAGTAACGGGTGGAGCAAGCGGTCTTAGTATTTCTGTAGACAATAGTAAAATTGCCTATACCAGAGATATTTCAGGATTCGAAAATTCGACTTACAGACGATTAGACTCCAGAATATTTATTTACACAGCTGCGGATAATACTTCAACCGAATTGGCAAGTCAAAAACCAAATGGATTTAATGATTTGGATGTAAAATTCTCTCCAAATGAAGCAGAGCTGATCTATGTCAATACATCAAATGATGGTTTATCAGCCAACACGATACAAAAAGTCACGATTTCCAGCAGCAATAGTAATGGTTCCAGAACAACACTATTTCAGAACGCCTCAATGCCGGATTGGAGGTAA